In Pseudothermotoga hypogea DSM 11164 = NBRC 106472, the following are encoded in one genomic region:
- a CDS encoding substrate-binding domain-containing protein, with product MKKLLVVLMLVLTLVSFAAKYKIGVAIPAADHGWTGGMVWWAQYAIKQYQNDPDVEFYLVTAREPSEQIAQVQALLARGINALVINPYESAPLTPICVQAFRQGVYTVIVDRGINSEEYNVYIAGDNYMYGYLAGKYIAEKLKGKGNVVVIRGIPSTIDDERVKAFKDAIAPYPDLKIIAEQPGYWSREKAFEVMQTLLTKFPQIDAVWTGDDDMLHGVLIALRQAGRDKNIVLVGGACEKNIVKMIMDGHPLIEVNFTYPPNMIATAINLAVMGLKGQSLNGFYQKGIPRKIILSTETVTRENAKDYYFPDSVF from the coding sequence ATGAAGAAGCTGTTGGTCGTGTTGATGCTGGTCCTAACGCTGGTGAGCTTCGCGGCGAAGTACAAGATCGGAGTCGCGATCCCGGCGGCGGACCACGGTTGGACCGGTGGTATGGTCTGGTGGGCACAGTACGCGATCAAGCAGTACCAGAACGATCCGGATGTGGAGTTCTACCTGGTGACCGCCAGAGAACCGAGCGAGCAGATCGCGCAAGTACAAGCCTTGCTCGCACGCGGCATCAACGCACTGGTCATCAACCCGTACGAGTCTGCTCCACTCACACCCATCTGTGTTCAGGCCTTCAGACAGGGTGTGTACACGGTCATAGTCGATAGGGGTATCAACTCCGAAGAGTACAACGTCTACATCGCTGGCGACAACTACATGTATGGCTATCTCGCCGGAAAGTATATCGCTGAGAAGCTGAAGGGTAAAGGTAACGTTGTCGTGATCAGGGGTATTCCTTCCACGATCGACGATGAAAGGGTCAAGGCCTTCAAGGATGCCATAGCGCCTTATCCAGATCTGAAGATCATCGCAGAGCAACCAGGCTATTGGTCGAGGGAGAAGGCGTTCGAAGTCATGCAGACTCTGCTCACCAAGTTCCCACAGATCGATGCAGTCTGGACAGGGGACGACGACATGCTACATGGAGTGTTGATCGCCCTCAGACAAGCTGGCAGAGACAAGAATATCGTCTTGGTGGGTGGAGCTTGCGAGAAGAACATCGTCAAGATGATCATGGACGGTCATCCACTCATCGAAGTGAACTTCACATACCCACCCAACATGATCGCGACGGCGATAAACCTGGCAGTGATGGGTCTCAAGGGTCAATCTCTGAACGGTTTCTACCAGAAGGGTATCCCGAGGAAGATCATACTCTCCACCGAGACCGTGACCAGAGAGAACGCGAAGGACTACTACTTCCCAGACTCAGTGTTCTGA